CCATTACCATTCCGCGGTTCTTTACCCCTGTTATCAAGTTTAACCCGCGTACACCTTATGTGCCCAGGACCAGGTTCAGTCTTGGTTATGAAATGCTGAGCAGGCCTAACCTGTACAACCTCAACGCATTCAACCTTCAATATGGTTATATCTGGAAGCAGACTAAATTCCTGGATCATGCATTGTACCCCGTAGCCATTACATATGTATTGCCTTCCAGTGAATCAGATGAATTCCTTGAACAGAAAAAGCTGGACCCCGCGCTTGCGCAATCCATCTCCAAACAGTTTATCCTGGGAAGCAATTATACACTCACCTACAATAATCAATCCCCGGAAAAATACCATAGCTTCTATGCATATTTTAATACCGATGTAGCCGGTAACCTCGTAGGGCTGTTTGCTAAAAAGCAAGCGGATGGTAAAAAGACCATTATCAATAACGACTTCTCCCAGTACATAAGGTTCTCGGTAGACGGCCGTCATTATTTCAAATTAAGTGAAAAACTGCGCTGGGTGAACCGTTTATTTGCAGGATACGGGATTGCATACGGTAACTCTACCACACTGCCATTTGTAAAACAGTTCTTTAATGGCGGAAGTAATAGTTTACGTGCTTTCCGTGCCCGTACATTAGGCCCCGGTTCTTACAGGGATGCCCCTGATGATCCTAATGATCCCACCAGAAAGAACCTCCTGCTGGCCAATGCTGCCGGAGATATCAAACTGGAAGGCAATACGGAATTACGGTTTAAACCTACCAAGCTATTAGAATTCGCCGCCTTTGTGGATGCAGGTAATATCTGGCTGGGGAAAACAGACTCTGTTTCACAGCAACCCAAAGTATTTAAAACCAACCGCTTCCTGAAAGAACTGGCGGTAGGTACCGGTCTGGGTATTCGTATAGATGCTTCCATCCTCCTGGTGCGGTTCGATATTTCCTTCCCCCTCCGCAAGCCATGGCTGCCTGAAAAGGAACGCTGGGTATTCAAACAGATTGCCTTTGGCGACGCGGATTGGAGGAAAGAAAACCTCATCCTGAACATTGCCATCGGGTATCCCTTCTAAGGGATACATATATTTATTTTGTTTATTAATAAATTTATTTAATATATTTGTATTAAGCGGGTCCTCCATAAGAGGGCCTTTAGCAGCCCTATACATCAAAAAACCTATCCTAGATGAAAACATTTTTACCCTTTACCAAAAAGGTGGTACAAGTGCTGGTATGCATGGCTTTTGCCATAATGCTGCAGGTTCCTTTAGCAAGGGCAGGCCAGATCCCCACCATACTTCAGCTGGACATCTCCCACATCCATGAGAACAATACCATCGGTCAGGTGATCGGCAGTTTTGCCACGGATCCGCAATCCGGTGTATGTACTTATAGCCTCGCGGAAGGAGCAGATGATACGGACAATGACTACTTCACCATCACCGGAAATGCCCTGAAAGCCAAGGTGGTATTTGATTATGAAACAAAGGAGAACTACTTCATCCGTGTTAGATGTACAGACGGTAGCGGAGGTTTCCTGGAAAGATCATTCCTGATACTGGTGGTGGATGTATATGAAGTGACCAACAGTGTGGAAGCTACCAACCTTGTTACACCTAACGGAGATGGTAAAAACGATAAATGGATCATCCGCAATCTTCCCACACACGGTAATAATGAAGTGCGCATCCTGGACCGTTCCGGCCGCGTGGTATATTATAAGAAGAACTATAGCAATGAATGGGATGGCAGAACCTCCAGCGGAGAATTACTGGCAGAAGGTGTTTACTTCTACGTAATAGATTTCGGGGCGGGGCTCAACCTGTTCAAAGGCACCATTACCCTGATCAGGGACCGCAACCGATGATAAACCTATAACTGTAACACTAATCCCATACCGGATGAAAACATATTTCTACAAACTCACCCTTATACTTTTGCCCGCACTGTTACCAGTGCTCACAAAAGCACAATCTTTTGGCAATGGTAATGCACAGCAGGACCCATTAGCCTCCCAGTATTTCCTTAATCCTTTCCTTGGCAATCCCGCCATGGCTGGGCTGGACACTGGTCTCAACATTAACATCAGCTACCGCAAACAATGGACGGAAGTAAAGGATGGGCCTGTTACCAAACTGATCACGGCAGACTACCAGATTGATAAAAAGATGGGCCTCGGGCTCACCGTATTCAATGATCAGGCAGGTATCCTCGACCGCACACGCGTGGGGATCACCTATGCTTATCACGTTGCATTGAGTGAAGCAAACAACGAATACCTCCACCTGGGTTTAACCATGGCGCTGGATAATAAACGCGCGATCCCCTCCAAAGTAATAGGTGATATGGACGATCCATCCATCCCCCGTTATAACAGCCGGGATAACTTCTTTGAATCAGACTTCGGTTTAACGTATGCGAACGACCGTTTCACTTTACAGGCTGCTATGCCTAATATGGTGAGCATGTTCCAGAATAAGAATGATGTGGAAACACGCAACACTTCTACATTCTATGCAGCTGCCAGTTACAAGATCGGTACCGGCCACCCGCAGATCAACTCATTTGAACCAATGATCGCTTTCCGCGGTGTAAGAGGTTATAAGAGCATTATAGATATTGGTGGTAATGTGAAAATGGCCAAAGGTTTCGCAAGCCTGTTCGCGATGTACCATACCAGTAAAAGTTTTACGGCAGGCGTTGGCTTCCAGTTCAAGAACACAGTGGAAGTACAAGCCAGCTATACATCGCAGACAGCCGGCATCAAAACCAATGTGGATGGCAACTTTGGGCTGAGTATGAAGATCCGTTTATTTAAGTAGTCAGCTGATGATCTGCCCAGGGATAAAATGGGACCAGTGAGCCTGGCTCAAGGTGACCTGTATCTGTACTGTGCAGAAAAATACCATCTGTACGCGAAGCAGCAATAATGTCTCCTGCGCCGGATGCGTGTGCAGCTCTTATCCTTAAACCATTTTTATTGGTCAGGATAGCTGGCACGATATCATCTAATGTATGCACCGCAGCCCGGTAATCCAGGAAAGGTAAAAGCCATGGTTTTACCATGGGCAGGTTCCAACAGGCACGGATATAGGATTCAAGGAATAATTTAGCGCCGGCCTCAACGGAAAATGCATTGGCAGGAAATAACATCACCCTTGTTTTGGTAGGGCTATAACCAAACCAGAAAGGTTTGCATGGTTTTGCCCTTACCCGGTGGAACACCTGCTCCACACCACAATCCTGCAGCACCTTTGGCAATACCGGTGTATCCACTGTGGTTAAACCGGCACTGATCAATAAAAGGTCCGCATCCAGCGATTCAATGACCGTTTGCTCCAGAGCAGGCTCCTGCACAACAAACCGCGATACCGGCTGTATACCATACTGTGCCAGCAAACCCGCAAAAATATAACTATTCGCATCCCGCAATTCATTCCCCACAGAAATGATCACCACCCTGGGCGGGCGATGGACCGTGATATGATGAATACCCAGTGCTGCTAAAAGTCCGATATGCTGAAATTGTATCCTGCAGCCCGGTTCCAGTAAAAGATCTCCTTCTGCTGCATCTGTTCCTTTACGGATCACATGCTGATGAACTTTCACCCGGTCATTGGAAACAGATACATTTCCTTTCTTTTCTTCCACGTCCTCCCCTCCTATCACTGTGTCCATTTCAGGTGGCAGGATGTCGCCGTTCTGAATACGGATCACATGCCCCTGTAATGCTTCTTCAACTGAGCTGATAGGAAATAATTTCTTTTTAGCGGCGGTATAATCACTGATGCGGATGGCAAATCCATCCCGGAGAGAACGGTTAAAGGGTGGATAATCTCTGTCTGCTGATATGGGTGCTGCTAGTACACGGCCGATAGCTTGTTCTAATGGTATGCGCTCTATACCCCAGCTTGTACGGCAAGCTGCAATCTGCTGTATGGCAGCGGTGACACTAATCATAATCTATCACATACAATATTTAATAATATTTATATTCCGAGGGAGGTAAAATACATTTCTTTATTATTATTTCATACTTGTTTAATATTTCATTATTATTTATGAATATGAACAGATTAGATTGATATATTTATCATATTGATTTATTTAACATTCAATTTTTATTATATCTTATTAACAAATGGAAGCGCCATGTTAATGTTAAGTGGTTGTTAACAACTTTTCTTAAATTTAATTATCCAATCTAACTTATAGTCAACATCTGTGTAGAATATTCAGCTGAAATAATCGGCTTGTAGTCCTATTTCATCACGAGTAAACTATGTCAAAAATGCATCAAGATCTTAAGGAACGCCCACGTTTATATTATCCCTGGCCGGACCTGATCAGTCCTTATGTTGATGAACTGGAAGAGGAGATAAATTACTGGTTGTTACATTCTTACAGATGTATCCCTCCGGACATCAAGCGGAAGTATGAAAAGACCCAATTGGGCCACATTACCGCGCGCTTTTTCCCTATGGCCAGCCGGGAAAGGTTAACCCCTTTAAACATGAATTCACTCTGGGGCATTGCTTTTGATGACTACCATGAACATTGTACCATTGATCAGTTAAGAAGACTGAAACACCGGGTGGAAGACATCCTGATCGGCGCACCGCCTTTAAAAGAAGAGAATGATATCTTCTGGCAGCTGGCAGTTATGCGGGACTCATTTGCACAATTCATGCCTACCAACTGGCTGGCCCGGTTCTCTAATAGTATGGGAGAATATGTACAGGGCATGGTGGAAGAAGCACCTTTTAAACAAAGGCTCATTTCCCCGAGCCTCAGCGAATACATGGAAATACGCATGAAAGCAGTGGATGTATACCCGCTGGTTTCATTTGCGGAAGTAGTGATCGGTTACACCTTTCCCCGGGAAGTGATCTACCACCCGCTTATGCGCCGCCTCGCAGATCTTACCTGCCGCATTGTAGCATGGTGTAATGATTATTTCTCTATCTGGAAAGAAGAAGATAAAGATATCATGAACATCATCATGGTCGTGCAACATGAATATGATATATCAAGGGAAGAAGCTTTTGCAGAAGCCGTAAGGATCCACCAGGCTGATGTAGACGAATACATCAACCTCTGCAATCATATGCCGCATTTCGGCATCCATAATGAAAAAGTAAAGGAATTCATCCATCACAATAACCTGATGATCCAGGGACACAAATCATGGTACGAAAAGGATACGCAACGGTATAAACCGGGCGGGCATCCTGAAGCTGACCAGTTCAGAGGGGTTGAAGTAGTTGTGTGATTGTTCTGCAGGCCGGTAATTTTGCCGGCCTGTTGGTTTAATATGCTGTAATCAGCGCATGTTATTTTATCAAAGTTTTTCAACATCCCATCCATCATACAGATCCACATTACAATGCGCTGCCAATGCATTGAAGGCAATATTCCTTTTATGCAGCTTTTCAGCTGTTAAAATATCCACTTTACTCACTTGCAGTGTCCATTCTTCATCGTCTGATTCTAGCTTCTCCATCAGATAGCCGTGATCTTTCAATTCATCAAATACACGCTCCAAACCTTCTTTATTATCATTAACAAAGAAAAAGCCCCATTTAAGTT
This DNA window, taken from Chitinophaga niabensis, encodes the following:
- a CDS encoding ribonuclease E inhibitor RraB, whose translation is MLPDLDNLLILFEKIHKGGFDTSKELKWGFFFVNDNKEGLERVFDELKDHGYLMEKLESDDEEWTLQVSKVDILTAEKLHKRNIAFNALAAHCNVDLYDGWDVEKL
- a CDS encoding terpene synthase family protein, which encodes MHQDLKERPRLYYPWPDLISPYVDELEEEINYWLLHSYRCIPPDIKRKYEKTQLGHITARFFPMASRERLTPLNMNSLWGIAFDDYHEHCTIDQLRRLKHRVEDILIGAPPLKEENDIFWQLAVMRDSFAQFMPTNWLARFSNSMGEYVQGMVEEAPFKQRLISPSLSEYMEIRMKAVDVYPLVSFAEVVIGYTFPREVIYHPLMRRLADLTCRIVAWCNDYFSIWKEEDKDIMNIIMVVQHEYDISREEAFAEAVRIHQADVDEYINLCNHMPHFGIHNEKVKEFIHHNNLMIQGHKSWYEKDTQRYKPGGHPEADQFRGVEVVV
- a CDS encoding gliding motility-associated C-terminal domain-containing protein; this translates as MKTFLPFTKKVVQVLVCMAFAIMLQVPLARAGQIPTILQLDISHIHENNTIGQVIGSFATDPQSGVCTYSLAEGADDTDNDYFTITGNALKAKVVFDYETKENYFIRVRCTDGSGGFLERSFLILVVDVYEVTNSVEATNLVTPNGDGKNDKWIIRNLPTHGNNEVRILDRSGRVVYYKKNYSNEWDGRTSSGELLAEGVYFYVIDFGAGLNLFKGTITLIRDRNR
- a CDS encoding PorP/SprF family type IX secretion system membrane protein, which gives rise to MKTYFYKLTLILLPALLPVLTKAQSFGNGNAQQDPLASQYFLNPFLGNPAMAGLDTGLNINISYRKQWTEVKDGPVTKLITADYQIDKKMGLGLTVFNDQAGILDRTRVGITYAYHVALSEANNEYLHLGLTMALDNKRAIPSKVIGDMDDPSIPRYNSRDNFFESDFGLTYANDRFTLQAAMPNMVSMFQNKNDVETRNTSTFYAAASYKIGTGHPQINSFEPMIAFRGVRGYKSIIDIGGNVKMAKGFASLFAMYHTSKSFTAGVGFQFKNTVEVQASYTSQTAGIKTNVDGNFGLSMKIRLFK
- a CDS encoding molybdopterin molybdotransferase MoeA codes for the protein MISVTAAIQQIAACRTSWGIERIPLEQAIGRVLAAPISADRDYPPFNRSLRDGFAIRISDYTAAKKKLFPISSVEEALQGHVIRIQNGDILPPEMDTVIGGEDVEEKKGNVSVSNDRVKVHQHVIRKGTDAAEGDLLLEPGCRIQFQHIGLLAALGIHHITVHRPPRVVIISVGNELRDANSYIFAGLLAQYGIQPVSRFVVQEPALEQTVIESLDADLLLISAGLTTVDTPVLPKVLQDCGVEQVFHRVRAKPCKPFWFGYSPTKTRVMLFPANAFSVEAGAKLFLESYIRACWNLPMVKPWLLPFLDYRAAVHTLDDIVPAILTNKNGLRIRAAHASGAGDIIAASRTDGIFLHSTDTGHLEPGSLVPFYPWADHQLTT